The bacterium DNA window ACTGCTCGCCAGCGCCCGGAGGCGAGGCATGCGCTGCGATCTGCTCGATCTGCGCAACTCCGGAGATACCGCTGGCGATCGCAGCCGCGTCGTCGGCTACGCGGCGTTCGCTTTCTACGAGAACTAGATGACGACCCAGGTGGAATCCACCGCCCGGCGCGGAGCGGTCCTGCTCCGGCTGGCGCGCCGAGTCATCGAGAGCGAACTGGGCCTCGGAGGCGAGCGGGCGGACGATCTCGAGGCCGATTGGCTAGATCAACCCGCCGCCACCTTCGTTACCTTGCACCTGGACGGCCGCCTGCGAGGCTGTATCGGCAGTCTCGGCGCCCGACGAACGCTGCGCGAGGATGTGACCCGCAACGCCCTTGCGGCGGCTTTCGAAGACCCGCGGTTTCCGTCGTTGACGGCCGAGGAGTTGGCGAGCGTGAGCCTGGAGGTTTCGATCCTTGCGCCCGCCGAGCCCATGCAGTGCTCGAGCGAGGACGAGCTTCTGAAGGCGCTGCGGCCCGGTGTCGACGGGCTGGTTCTCGAGTGTGGGGCGCACCGATCGACCTTCTTGCCGCAGGTCTGGGAGAGCTGTCGCGAGCCACGGCGTTTCGTGGCGGCGCTGAAGCGCAAAGCCGGCCTGGCGAGCGACTTCTGGAGCGAGGAGATTCGCTTCTGGCGCTACACGGTGGAGAAGTTCGGCGAAGACTGAGCCTCTTGGAGTTTGGGGGGCGATAGGCCAAAGTCGGCCAGCGTCGCTACGGGTGTTTAGCCAAGCTGCTCACTCGGCGCGGAGAGCCTCGACCGGATCCAGTCGGGCGGCTCGGCGCGCCGGCATCACCCCGGACGCGATGCCGGTCAGAAAGCTGACGGCGATGGCCGCGAAAACGAAGATCGCGGGCGTGTGGACCGGCAGTCCTGGGACGGCGGTGCGGATGAGCGCGCACAAACCGAGGCCGGCTCCGATTCCAAGCAGGCCGCCGAGCATCGCGAGGACCGCCGCCTCGGTGAGGAAGACGAGCTCGACCTGACGTCGGGTCGCGCCGAGCGAGCGGATGAGCCCGATCTCGTTGGTGCGCTCGCCGACCGCGATCCACATCATCGTGAGGATGCCGATCGCGCCGACCAGAAGCGAGACCCCGCCGATGGCGCCCACCGCCATCGTGATGATGTTCATGATGTTGCCGAAGGTCTCGAGCATCGCTGCCTGGGTGGTGATCGTGACGTCGTCCTTGCCGCCGTGACGCTCCATGAGCAGTAGCCGAATCGCTTCGGCGACGTCCTCGGGCTTGCGGCCGTGGGCGAACGTCAGATCGATTTCGTTGAGCTCGTCTTGATTGAAGATCCGCATCGCCGTCGTCACCGGGATGAAGGCGGCGTCGTCGAGGTCGAAGCCCATCATCTGCCCCTTGGACTCCATGACACCGACCACACGAAACCGAGAGCCGGCGATCTTGACGAACTTACCCAGCGGGTTCTCGCTGCTGAAGATCTCGCGTTTGAGCTTTGGGCCGAGCACCGCCTGCTGGAAGCCCTGCCGCGGGTCGCCTCCGGGCCAGAAGTCGCCAATTCGCACGGTCCATCGCCAGACCTCGTCCATCTCGGGGGTGATGCCGTAGACGAAGACACTGCGACCTCGACCACCGGCTTCGACGCGCGCCATGCCGAAGGAGAACGGCACGACGTCCTCGATTCCGGGGATCCGGCGCAGAGCCTCGGAATCGTCCAGCGTGAGCTTGTGGGTGCTGCCACCGAAGATACCCGGGATGCCACCGGTGTCGATCTTGCCCGGATTGATGGCGATGATGTTGGTGCCAAACTGCGAAAACTGCTCCACCATGTAGCGCCGGGTGCCCTCTCCCAGCGAAGTAAGCAGGATCACGCTGGTGACTCCGATTGCGATCCCGATCATCGACAGAATCGATCGCAGTCGATGGCTGGTGATGGCCCTGAGGGCGAGGCGGATGAGCTCGAGCACTGCGCAATCCTTACTTTATCTGCGGCTGAGAGCGGTCACGGGGTCCAGCCGGGTCGCACGGCGCGCCGGCAGGAATCCGAAGACCGTGCCGACGGCGACCGAGAGGCCGAAGGCGGCGGCAACGGCCCAGAGCGGCGGGCTCGCGGGCAGCGCCGGATAGAGCTGAACCAGGAGGGCGACTGCCAACCAGCCGACCGCGAGACCGAGCAGCCCTCCGGCGGCCGAGATGAAGGTCGCCTCGGTCAGAAAGGCCGCGAGAATCTGCGGGCCGGACGCGCCGATCGCCTTCAAGAGCCCGATCTCTCGCGTGCGCTCCGACACCGAAACCAGCATCACGTTCATGATGCCGATACCGGCGACGGACAATGAGATCGCCGCGATCGCTCCGACCACCAGCGTCAGGGTGTCGAGAATCTGGGAGAAGGTCGCAACCACTGCGTCTTGGGTCAGGATGGTGATGTCCTCTTCTTCGTGTCGCTCGGTGACCAGGCCGAGGATGGACTCCTTGGCGATATCTAGATCGGAATGGGCATGGACCTGCGCCACGACTCGAAATAGGGAAGAGCGATTCAACATGCGCATGCCGGTGCGAACCGGCACGATGGCAATGTCGTCGAAGTTGACGCCGACGTTCACGCCTCCTTCCGCGAGCACGCCGATCACACGAAAGCGCCAGCCACCGACCCGAAGAATTTCTCCGATTGGATCGGCGGCGCCGAAGAGCTCGCGGGCTGCCTTGGAGCCGAGTACGAGCTCGGCTCCGCCGCGGAACATCTCCTCGGCCGGCAGGAACTCGCCTCGGGCCATCTCGAGGTCACGTATCTCGAGGTACGATCGGGTGGTTCCAAAAACCGGCATCTGGCGCCGGCGGTCGCCCGTAGAGACCTCCTCGGTCCCGACGGTGACGGGCGCGACCTTGTGGACCGAGCGGATCTCGCGCTCGATCGCCAGAGCGTCGTCGAGAGTCAGGTCGTTCGGTACGCCCCCGAACCCGAACGAGCCCGAGGTCTCGGTCTTGCCGGGCATGACGATCAGGAGATTCGTGCCCAGTCCCGCGAACTGGTCGATGACGTAGCGCCGAGCGCCTTCGCCCAGAGCCGTCAGGATCACGACCGCGCTCACGCCGATCATGACCCCGAGCAGGCTCAGCGCCGTACGCAGACCGTGTCCCTTCAGGCTACCGGCCGCGAAGCGCAGCACGTCGCGCCACCGGATCGAATGAAGTTCTTTTTGCGCCATCGCGGTCAGGTCTCGGTGAGGATGGCCAGAATCTCGTCGAGTTGATCGCCGCGTACGCGTTTGGCGATCTTGCCGTCCACGAGGACAACGATGCGATCGGCGCGCTGGGCTACCTTGAGGTCGTGGGTCACGACCAGAAGCGTGAGCCCGGCATCGTTCATCTTGTCCAGTAGATCCAGGATCACGTTGCCCGATTTGGTGTCGAGGTTGCCGGTGGGCTCGTCGGCGAGCAGAATCGACGGCTTCATGATCGTCGCGCGGGCGAGCGCGATGCGCTGACGTTCGCCTCCGGAGAGCTGCTCGGGCTGGTGATCGGCGCGATTGGACAGCTCCACCGCCTCGATCGATTCGGCGACTCGCTGTCGTCGCTCGGCTCGTGGAATGCCGGCGAAAATCATCGGAAGCTCGACGTTCTCGGCAGCCGTCAGCCGCGGCACCAGATGAAAGAACTGAAAAACGAATCCGATGCGATGGCGACGGACCTCGGTCAGCTCTCGGGTCGATAGATTCCCGACCGCTCGGCCCTCGAGCTCATAGGTCCCGCCCGATGGGCGATCGAGGCAGCCGAGAATGTTGAGCAGCGTCGATTTGCCCGAACCGGAGGGACCCATGATCGCGACGTGTTCTCCGGACTGGATCTCCTCGTTGATGTCGACGAGCGCGTGGACCTTCTCCTCGCCGACCTCGAAGGTACGGTCGATTCCTCGCAGCCGGATCATCGTTTCGGATTCGGTGAGGCTTGCTGGCTGGCTCACGTCTCGTCGGTGTCGGATACCGCCTCGGCCTTGGCACCGTCCTCGATATCGGCCTGATCCAGGGACACGACCACGAGCTCGCCCTCGGCGAGACCGTTCAGGACTTCGGTGAAGTTCCAGTTTCGAATGCCGACCTCGAGATCACGCTCGTGCAGGGTTCCCTCGTTGAGCACCATCGCCTTGTTGCCCTCGATCAACGCGGCGGTCGGAATGCGCAGGACCTCGTCTCGAGTCTCGAGAATCACCTCCAGGTCGGCCGAAGTACCTGGAAGAAGCGTCGAGGCGAAGTCAGAGTCCTCGAGCTCGGCTTCGACCTCGACGGTGCGGTTCTGCTCCTGGATGTCGAGCACATAGGGGGCGACTCTGGTGATCTTGGCCGCGAACTCCCGACCTCGGTGCGAGTCGATCGTGACCCGAACCTGCTGGCCTGCTCGAATGCGGGCCGAGTCGACCTCGTCCATCGGCGCGGAAATGTAGATCGAGGACGGGTCGATCATGTCGAGCACCGCCGGGATCGGCAGCGCCGGCGGCGAGGGCGTGGTCCACTCGCCGACCTCGACCGTCAACTCGGCAATGACGCCGTCGAACGGCGCCCGAAGAAAGGTCTTGGAAAGCTCGGTTCGGGTTAGAGATACCGCCGCGCGCGCGCGGGCGGTCTGGGCCGAGGCGGCGGTGCAGGCGGCGTCGGCGGCAGAGTGTGCGCTCTCGGCCTGGTCGAGCAGGTCGATCGAAACGATCTGGTCTTTGGCCAGGCGCTGGACTCGCTCCATTTCGCGTCGGGCGCGCTCCGACGACACGCAGGCGCGGTTTTCCTCCGCTCGCGCCGCTTCGAGCTCGCGCTGTCTCAGGACGAGGTTGGCTTCCTGGGTCCTGGCGTCGAGCTCGAGGATGATGTCGCCTTTCGAGACCCGGTCGCCCTCGCGAAAGGGCAAGGCCAGGACCTGGCCCCCGACTTCGGGCGACAGCCTGGCGCGGTGGCGAGCCGTGACGGTACCGGCTCGCGAGTTCGTGATCGTCGCTTCGACCCGACCCTTCGCGACTCGCTCGACGCGAACCTTCAGAGGCTCGGGCGCCAGCACGGTCAGGCGTAGGATCCAGATCAGAGCGACTACGCCCACCGGTATTCCGATACGAAGAATCCAACGACGCATATTCAAAACTGTAGCAGTAACAGAGCGCCGCGCGCGATCGCTCTGGACAGCAGCGCCCCTCTTGCCTCTTCGGGTGGGTCGGGGCCCTCAGGGCTTAGTACGATGGAGCTGCCGTGTGTCGTCGACCGCGTTCCCCCACCCCTTGGCTACGACGCCTGGTATGGGCGCTTCTGGCCCTGCTGGGGCTCGTCGCCGTAGCGGTCGGGGTGCTCTGGCTGGCGTTGGGATCGTCTTCGGTACGGCAGAAGGCACTGGCCAGAGCGAGCCAGTGGGCGGAGACCAAGTTCGGGATCACCTTCAGCGCGCGCGACGTGTCCCTCCAACTCAGTCCCTTACACGGCTCGCTCAGCCTTGAGGGTGTCGAGGTAGCGAGCGTTTCGGCCGGGCCCTTTCTGGTCGCGGAGGACGTTCGGCTTGTGGCAAGCCCCTGGTCGGTTCTGCATGGCGCACGTCGAGTGAGCCACTTCGGAGTGTCTGGCGTGGTAGTGGATCTGGCCGGTGTCCCACCGGCGTGGCTGGAAACAAGCGACGAGGAGGCCGACGGTCCGCCACTGACGCTGCCTGAGGTGGATATCCTCGCTATTCACGGCCTGAGTGTCAGATCGCTCGCTTCGGTCTACGAGGCCGAGTGGCTGGAGGCAGCGCAAGCCGACGAATTGGCGATTGCTGGGCGGCTTCAAGACCAGCGCCTCGAGCTCGGTCTGGTGGAAGGTCGAATCACGATCGATACGACCTTCACGCAGTCACTCGTGCTCGGCCTGGACGGCCACGCGGCTCGCACGTCGGACGGAGTCATGATCTTGGATGGCTTGGAGCTCGCGTCCCCAGAGCTCGCCCTTCGTCTCAACGCGCGAGGCTCCGGGTTCGAGGATCTCTCGGGCGACTACGAATTGGAGCTCGATGCGGGCACAGTTCTTCGGGGCCAGGCTTCGGCCGCCAAGATCAGGGCGTCGGGTGTCTTCGATTCGGCACGAAAGCACGCCACTTTGAAGCTCGCGGCTCCGAAACAGAGCCTCGCTCTCGTCGAGGATCTCGTCGGTCCGGAGGTGTGGTCGCGCTACCCACTGGGCGATACGAGCTTCGATCTCGAGGCGGATCTCGAGCTCGACAACGGCAGGAGCGACGGTGAGGTGCGCTGGCAGGCGAGGCGAGCGGGAGTCGAGGTCTTGAGTCTGGAGGCGCAGCCCAGGCTCTCGATCGACGCGGGCTCTCTCGAGATGCCTTTCGAGGCTGCGGTCTATCCGGGCCGCGGAGGAACGCGCAGGTTGAGTGGAGTGGTCAGGGCCTCCGACGTGCGCCAGCCGGCTGCGGCGGTAATCGAACGAGGTGGGTGGGCTGTGAACGTCCCCGATCTCGAGTCCGAGCTCAGCTTCTTGCGAGTCCAGTGGCCGGAGCTTGTCTCGGCCGAGCTGTACAGCGCCCTCCGGAGTGGCGCCCGAGGCGCTCTGGCCGGCGACGGCACGGTCAACGGCCGACTCGTCGACCCTGAGCTGCAAGCCAGACTGGACTGGCAGCCGACATCGGCGTCGTTGGTGGAGGTGTCCTTCGCCGGATTCCCGGCTCAGGGTTCGGGAGACTCGACGGTTCGGCTGGCGGGACTGCCTGTGGATCTCTTCTTGGACGATGTTTCCGGACTGGTCAGCGGGAAGGCGTCGGCATCGCGTACGGGCACGAGCTCCCCGGAGATCCAGTTCGAGCTCACGACTTCTGCCCTTTCCTGGACCGGAGAGGCAGTCCTTGACGGCGCCAGCCTGAAGGGGCGATCGCGGGACGGGATCCTCGAGTGGGAAGCAGAGGGGAGATCGCCCACCCATGGACCCCTCGTGGCGGCCGGTACCCTCTCGACCGAGCTACCGATTGAAAGGGGAGAGGCACGGCTGCAGGTCCTCGCCGGTCCGGCCGCGCTTTCACGCCTCGATCTCGAGGCTCGGCTGGAAGGCGGCGTGCTCCGGGTCGCGACCCGAGAACCGGCCGCGGTCTTCGGCTCGAGCGCGACGGTGGAGGCGGCAGTGCCACTGAAGACCCTAGCCGGGTCGATTCCGGCGCTGGCGGACCTCATCCGCGAGGACCGGGTCCCTGGAGTCGGCGGTCCGATCGTCGCCGAGGTGGAGATCGAGCCCGGCGACTGGACGGGCGCGGTCGAGGACTTCACCGGGCACCGACTGGAAGCAGCGGCCGCCGGTGGCAGCCTGGAGATCGCGCTCGATCCGATGAAACCCGCGCTGGCAGAGGGCCGATTGACAATCTCAGGACTCGAGGTCGCCACCGAGACCGGTCGATGGCGGGCCGCGGAGGCTCTGGCGGCCCACTTCGGCAACGGTAGGGTCGAGATCGAGCCCTGGCGCCTCGTGAGCGAGCTGGCGCAAGTCGAGCTGAACGGCGATCTCTCACTCTGGCCCGGCTGGACCCCTGACCAGCCTCTGTCGCGCTTGCTCGCGCGGGGCCGCGGTGTTGTCGTCGCCGAGGCGCCGGCCGCTGACCACGACCTTCCCGGTGGTCTGCGGTCGCTCAACCTGCCGTGGCGGGTGGACAGCGGCCGGCTGGAGATCGTCGACGGGCGGTTGATCTTCGCGGGCGCCGATCCGGCCGATCCGGAAGAGCAGGGCAGGGTCGAGGCCGCGTTGCCGCTCGGAGGCGGGGAGGGTGGCCGAGTTTTCGACCTTCATCTCGAGGTGCCTTCTCGCGACTGGCGTGAAGTGCTTGGCCGGGAAGGGCTGGCGGAGGAAATCGACTCGTTGATCGCGGCACTCGAGGTCGAGCTGACCGGCGAGCTCGACGATCCCCTGGGCGTCAGCGGGTACATCGTCGTTCCCGAGTTTCGAGCGCGACTGGGTGAAAGGATCTCCGAGCTCGAGAAGCCACTGACGATTTCGATCCGAGACCGACGCGCCTTGCTCGAAGAGGGTGTCTTGAAAACTGCGGGAGAGTTGTTCAGTTACCGCGGAAGCATCGATCTTGCGGAGACCTGGTCGGCCGAGGAGGGCTGGGAGGCTGCGATAGCCCGGCTCGAGCTCCTGGCGCACGGGCGGCTCGACGGCGCGGTGTTGAACCCTCTGCTCCTGGGCGGAGTCGCCTCGGGCTCGGTCGAAGTCGACGTCTCGCTGTCGGGGGCCCTCGAGAATCTCGAGGGGCGGGCGCGAGTAAGCGGCGAGATAGCCTCAGTTGTCTATCGCGAACCCTATCTGGTCAGGCTGTCGGCGCTCGATATCGACCTCGGTTTCAGCGACGGCACGGTCGAGGTGCGCCGAGGGCATCTGAAGCTCAACGAGGGCGAGCTGGACCTTTCGGGAGTCGTCCTGGATGGAGAGGGAGTCACGGATCTGCGTTTGGCACTGCGAGACGCGAACTTTCGCCTGGACCACGGGCTGATTGTCAAGGTCGACAGTGATTTACGCTACCGATCGCCCCTGCCTCCGGAGGTGATCTCCGCCCTGGCCGAGGCGTCCGAACGCGACGCGTTGGTGTCGGGCCGGATCGAGGTGGATCGAGGCTATCTGACCCGACGCATCAACCTGGACGTCGATTTTCTGACCCAGCTGCTGGCGCCGATCGACCTGACCTCGACCACCGACGATCCACTCGAGGCGATCGAGCTGAACCTCCAGGTAACCACCCGGGAAGGCGTTCGGGTAAAGAACAATATCGCCGATCTCCTGGCCAGGTGGGACCCGATCTCGGTTCACGGCAGTCTTCTGCGGCCGGTGATCGAGGGGGTCGTCGAGGTCGAGCCGGGTGGCCTGGTCCACCTCTACGGGCAGACGGTTCGGCTCGACAGCGCGTCGATCTCCTACCCGGGCGATCTGGGCGCCGAGCCCAGGTTGGATCTGGAGACCACGACGTCCTTGGAGGACCCGTCGATCGGCCAGCTGGCCGGCAACGACCCCTTTCGAGGCGAGGATGAGACCGACCAGCCGGTCGTCGGCCTGGACGACGTCACCGGCGATCTGGCTCTTTACTACGGCGAGCAGCTTGCTCAACGGTTGAGTGAGTCGCTTGGCGAGATCCAGGTCTCGATACGGCCGGTGCTCGTTTTCGGCGAGGCGGATCCGACCACGCGCCTGACGGTGAGCCGGGACTTCTCCGCCAACGTGGCACTCGCAGCCTCGGTGGACCTGCGCAATGCCGAGAACCAGACCTATGTAATGGACGTCCGCGAGCTGCAGCGCCTGCCGGGACTCGTCGGACAGACATTCACCGACGACGAATCCGCCTACGGCGGCTCCCTCTTTCAGAAGCTGGAGTTCGGAGGGGCGCGGCGGCTCGAGGACACGGGTCCGCGGATTCGCCGGATTCGAGTCCCGAAGCTGGCAGGTGTTTCGAAACGAAGCATCAAGAGGAACCTGGGAATCGCGAAGGGCGACCGCCTGGCTCCCGGGTCGGCGTTCGCCGCCGAGGTCGAGTTGATCGAGCACCTACGGCGGCGCGGCTACCCGAGCGCCTCGGTGCGCATGATCGCTTCCCTCGATGAAGCCGGCGAGCGAGTCGAGTTGGACGTCGAGCTGGAGGCGGGACCCAGGATCGATTTCCGCTTCATCGGTGAGAAGATCCCGAAGGCACTGCGCGGATCCGTTCGAGACCTCTACCGGGTTGAAGCACCCGAAGCCGAGACGCTGGGCGAAATCCGGGCACAAACCGTTCGTGTGTTGCGCAGCCGGGGATTTCTGGATCCCCAGGTCGAGGTCGAGATCGTCCACGGAGAGTCCGACAGCAATCGGACGATCGAGGTGCGGGGTGAGGGCGGCGTGCGCATCGAGCCCGGGCCTCCGGTGTTCATGGGGCTGGGGCCGGAAGACGCCGAGATCGTCGCCCAGCGGTTCGCGGGACCCGTGCAGCGGGTCGAGCTGGCGCTGGGGCTGCCCGAGGCGGACCAGCGCCTGGTGAGCACTCTGGTCAAGCTCGGTTATCCGGACGCTCGAATCGTCCGGCGATGGTCCGAGCAGGAGGGCAAGGGCCTAAACGTCGAAGTCGAGACCGGAGCGCGCCGGCGAATTCACTCGATCGCACTGACCGGTGTCGACAACGATACGGAGCGAGCCAGACTGACCGAAGCGTTGGCGGTCACGGCGGAGAGCCCGGCGCGCGGCGATCTTCTGGCGCTTTCGGTGCTGCAGCTCGGCGAACAGCTCGAGGAGGACGGCTATGGGCGCGCGCGCGTTTCGCTCGCGACGGAGGAACTTCCCGGAGATCCCTTCAGAACTGCCGTGATCTTCGACGTAGTCAAGGGAGAGCGCGAGTCGGTGGGCGCGGTCGATTTCGACGGATTGCGGGCGAGCCGCAAGTCCTGGGCGGGGCGAGTCACCGACCTCGAAGCCGGGGACACGCTGGGGCCCAGCACTTTGAATTCGGCTCGGCGCAATCTTCTGAGTACGGGAGTGTTCTCGTCGGTGTCGTCTCGGGTCGAAGGCGCCGAGGGTGCCGGCGAGCTCGTCGTTTTCGAGGTGGAGGAGCGCGAGCGCTACGAGCTCGCCTACGGTGCCCGCTGGCGAAGTGAAGACGGCTTGAGCGCGGTTCTCGACGCGTCCAACCGAAATCTCCTCGGTCGAGGCGCCACGGTTGCCATGAGGGCGCTCTACCGGGATGACGACCAGAGCTTGCGTTGGCTACTCCGGCTGCCACGCGCCAGGAAGAATGCCGGCAGCTTCGAGATATTCGCGTCGGCTCGAAGCCGGGTGGACGCGGGCATTGTCGAAGACATTCTCGAGACCACGCTTCAGTATTCGCGGCCCTTTGGCGGGCACTCCACGGTACGTGTCTACGGTCGCTACCGTGACACCGAGCTTTCCGAAGAGAACCCGGATCCTTTCCTCCCGTTCGAGGAGAGAATCAAGCGGCCGCTCTTCGGGACGCAGTACATTTTCGACAATCGGAGCTCGGATCCGATTCATCCTCTGGGAACGTTCGTCAGTGTCGATCTTTCCGGCAGCGATCAGTCGTTTGGCGACTTCGGCTTCGCCCGCGTGTTCTCTCAGCTACGTCATTTTCGTGATCTGCCGCAGCTCGCGGGCAGGCGGCTCACTTGGGGACAATCACTCCAGCTCGGCGCCGCCGAAGCGTTTGGGGAACTGTTTCTGCTCCCGGTGGACCGCTTCACCGCAGGCGGTGAGTACTCGGTCCGAGGCTATGGCTTCGAGTCGCTGGGGCCGGAGGACGAGCGGCTTTTCGCGAGCGAATCCGCCGTTGTTGTCCTCAATCAAGAACTGAGATGGAAGGCGTTGGACCGGCTGTCGCCGGTGGCCTTCGTGGATGTCGGCAACGTCTATCAGGATCTGGGCGATCTGGGCTCGGCCCTCTTCGCGTCGGTTGGTTTCGGGGTGCGCGCCCTTACGCCGGTCGGCCTTCTGCGCCTGGACCTCGCGCACGCGCTAGATCGCCGGAGCGTGGATCCCGAGTTCAAGCTCTATTTTGGTCTCGGTACCTCCTTCTAGTTCGGGCAGCGGGGGACGTGGCGGGTTCGATATGGCACCTGGCTTGCGCTAAGCTGGTGCAGGGCCCGCGCGGCCCAAGCGAAAGGGAGGAGCCAGAGTTTTGTCCAGCAGATCGAAAAGAACTTTTGTAGTCGCCGTGTCCACTTTGCTGGTCCTGGCCATGAGCCTGGACGTCGAGGCCGGCAAGAAGAAGAACAAGAAGAAGAAGAGTAAGAAGAAGGCGGCCGCAAGTGTCACGGCGACGACCGAGGTCCCAAAAGCCAAGCTGACGACTTCGTTCTCGGGACAGATAAGGTCCGCGCAGAAGCATCTTCTGGCCTTCAACACTTCCGCCGCGGCGGCCGCGCTCGAGTCGGTCGAGTCGGAACGCGAGCCCGCGGTGTTGGCAGCCAGAGCTCGGGTTCTCGAGCAGAACGGTAGTTACGACAGCGCCGCCAGCATGCTGGAGGAGGCGGCCGCAGGTGCCGCCGGTTCACCCGAGCCCCTGATCTATCTGGGTGAAGCGCTGCTTCACGCCGAACGGCCCGGTGCCGCCGACGACGCTTTTGCGCGGGCGGAGAGCCGCGCGCGCAGCATCTTGAGCCTGGATCCCGAGAACGTGGACGCGCTGTACTTTCTCGGAGTCGCCGAGCAGCGCCGGATGCGCTTCGACGACGCTCTCGAGACGCTGACGAAGGTCCGAGCCGCGCGGCCGCGCGATGCGGTTGCCGCCTATCAGGTCGGTGCGACCCTGGCGTTCAAAAAGGACTGGGTAGGCGCGATGGAGGCCCTCGACGAGGCTATCGAGCTCGATTCGAGCATCGCTTACGCGTACTACTACCGTGGCCTGGCCGCCGGTCAGGCCGGCCGGAAGGACCGACTGGTTATCGATCTGGACAAGTTTCTCAAGATGGCCCCCCACGCTCCCGAGGCGGAGCGGGCCCGGAGAGTTATCAAGGCGGCGCAGTAGTTCTTGGCCCGACCGGAGCTCAGATAACCTCGATCTCGTCCAATCCCGCCTCGGCTTCCGGGTACTGGGGATCCATCCTCTCGAGGGTGGACACCAGGACCCGGGCGATGGCCAGGTTCCGGTACCACTTCTGGTCTGCCGGAATTGCGTACCAGGGTGCGTGTTCTGTGCTGCACAGAGTCAGGGCCTCCTGGTAGGCGGCCATGTACTCGTTCCATTGCCTGCGCTTGTCGAGATCGCCGCGCGAGAACTTCCAGTGGCGCGTGGGGTCGGACAGCCGATCCTCCATTCGCTGCTTCTGTTCGACCTTTGAGATGTGGAGGTAGAACTTGAGGATCACAGTTCCGGTGGCGGCGAGCAGTTCCTCGAACTGGTTGATCTGCTCGTAGCGCCGGCGCCAGACAGGTTCCGGAACGAGGGAGTCCACCCGCACGATCAGCACGTCCTCGTAGTGGGATCGGTTGAACAATCCGATCATGCCCTTGCCCGGTACCGCCCGGTGAACGCGCCAGAGATAGTCGTGCGCGAGCTCTCGCTTGCTGGGCGCCTTGAATGAGGTTACCTGCACGCCCTGTGGATTGACTCCCTGGAAGACTCGTCGAATCGTCGAGTCTTTGCCGCCTGCGTCCATCGCCTGCAGCATGACGAGAAGCTTTTGCTTACCCTCCGAATAGAGGCGG harbors:
- a CDS encoding ABC transporter permease translates to MIGIAIGVTSVILLTSLGEGTRRYMVEQFSQFGTNIIAINPGKIDTGGIPGIFGGSTHKLTLDDSEALRRIPGIEDVVPFSFGMARVEAGGRGRSVFVYGITPEMDEVWRWTVRIGDFWPGGDPRQGFQQAVLGPKLKREIFSSENPLGKFVKIAGSRFRVVGVMESKGQMMGFDLDDAAFIPVTTAMRIFNQDELNEIDLTFAHGRKPEDVAEAIRLLLMERHGGKDDVTITTQAAMLETFGNIMNIITMAVGAIGGVSLLVGAIGILTMMWIAVGERTNEIGLIRSLGATRRQVELVFLTEAAVLAMLGGLLGIGAGLGLCALIRTAVPGLPVHTPAIFVFAAIAVSFLTGIASGVMPARRAARLDPVEALRAE
- the amrA gene encoding AmmeMemoRadiSam system protein A; protein product: MTTQVESTARRGAVLLRLARRVIESELGLGGERADDLEADWLDQPAATFVTLHLDGRLRGCIGSLGARRTLREDVTRNALAAAFEDPRFPSLTAEELASVSLEVSILAPAEPMQCSSEDELLKALRPGVDGLVLECGAHRSTFLPQVWESCREPRRFVAALKRKAGLASDFWSEEIRFWRYTVEKFGED
- a CDS encoding FtsX-like permease family protein, with amino-acid sequence MRWRDVLRFAAGSLKGHGLRTALSLLGVMIGVSAVVILTALGEGARRYVIDQFAGLGTNLLIVMPGKTETSGSFGFGGVPNDLTLDDALAIEREIRSVHKVAPVTVGTEEVSTGDRRRQMPVFGTTRSYLEIRDLEMARGEFLPAEEMFRGGAELVLGSKAARELFGAADPIGEILRVGGWRFRVIGVLAEGGVNVGVNFDDIAIVPVRTGMRMLNRSSLFRVVAQVHAHSDLDIAKESILGLVTERHEEEDITILTQDAVVATFSQILDTLTLVVGAIAAISLSVAGIGIMNVMLVSVSERTREIGLLKAIGASGPQILAAFLTEATFISAAGGLLGLAVGWLAVALLVQLYPALPASPPLWAVAAAFGLSVAVGTVFGFLPARRATRLDPVTALSRR
- the amrB gene encoding AmmeMemoRadiSam system protein B, whose amino-acid sequence is LLASARRRGMRCDLLDLRNSGDTAGDRSRVVGYAAFAFYEN
- a CDS encoding ABC transporter ATP-binding protein codes for the protein MIRLRGIDRTFEVGEEKVHALVDINEEIQSGEHVAIMGPSGSGKSTLLNILGCLDRPSGGTYELEGRAVGNLSTRELTEVRRHRIGFVFQFFHLVPRLTAAENVELPMIFAGIPRAERRQRVAESIEAVELSNRADHQPEQLSGGERQRIALARATIMKPSILLADEPTGNLDTKSGNVILDLLDKMNDAGLTLLVVTHDLKVAQRADRIVVLVDGKIAKRVRGDQLDEILAILTET
- a CDS encoding efflux RND transporter periplasmic adaptor subunit, whose amino-acid sequence is MGVVALIWILRLTVLAPEPLKVRVERVAKGRVEATITNSRAGTVTARHRARLSPEVGGQVLALPFREGDRVSKGDIILELDARTQEANLVLRQRELEAARAEENRACVSSERARREMERVQRLAKDQIVSIDLLDQAESAHSAADAACTAASAQTARARAAVSLTRTELSKTFLRAPFDGVIAELTVEVGEWTTPSPPALPIPAVLDMIDPSSIYISAPMDEVDSARIRAGQQVRVTIDSHRGREFAAKITRVAPYVLDIQEQNRTVEVEAELEDSDFASTLLPGTSADLEVILETRDEVLRIPTAALIEGNKAMVLNEGTLHERDLEVGIRNWNFTEVLNGLAEGELVVVSLDQADIEDGAKAEAVSDTDET